A genomic region of Acidobacteriota bacterium contains the following coding sequences:
- the frr gene encoding ribosome recycling factor: protein MDATDVKTLHADARKRMEAVLDHVRRELAGVRTGRPSVTILDSVHVDAYGTTVPLTQVASLSIPEPTTIVAQPFDPSLMTAIEKAIRVANLGLNPSNDGKIIRIPLPPLTEERRKELSRLVHRMAEEGRNGVRLVRREANDRLKKMGRDSIISEDDERRALDEVQKLTDQQIGIIDDLQKKKDADLLARH from the coding sequence ATGGATGCCACAGACGTCAAGACCCTGCACGCCGACGCGCGCAAGCGCATGGAGGCCGTGCTCGACCACGTGCGACGCGAACTCGCCGGCGTCCGGACCGGACGCCCGTCGGTGACGATCCTCGACTCGGTCCACGTGGACGCGTACGGCACGACGGTTCCCCTCACTCAGGTCGCGAGCCTCTCGATCCCGGAGCCGACGACCATCGTCGCCCAGCCCTTCGACCCGTCGCTGATGACGGCCATCGAGAAGGCGATTCGCGTGGCCAACCTCGGGCTCAACCCGTCGAACGACGGAAAGATCATCCGCATCCCCCTTCCGCCGCTGACCGAGGAACGGCGCAAGGAGCTGTCTCGGCTCGTGCACAGGATGGCCGAAGAGGGACGCAACGGCGTACGCCTGGTCAGGCGCGAGGCGAACGATCGGCTGAAGAAGATGGGCCGCGACTCGATCATCTCCGAAGACGACGAGCGCCGGGCGCTCGACGAGGTGCAGAAGCTGACCGACCAGCAGATCGGCATCATCGACGATCTCCAGAAGAAGAAGGACGCCGATCTCCTCGCGAGGCATTGA
- the pyrH gene encoding UMP kinase: MPSPAYRRVLLKLSGEALMGDQGFGIDPDVATQIARDIAEVQALGVETACVIGGGNIFRGVAASARGMDRATADYMGMLATVINGLALQDALENQDVVTRVVTAIEMRAVAEPFIRRRAIRHLEKGRVVIFAAGTGNPYFTTDTAAALRAMEIKADVIMKATKVDGIYSADPMRVPDATRYDRISYLSVIEQGLGVMDSTAITLCMDNKLPIVVFNLRTPGNLRRAVLGEPIGSVVTT, from the coding sequence ATGCCGTCGCCCGCCTACCGCCGCGTCCTCCTGAAGCTGTCCGGAGAAGCCCTCATGGGCGATCAGGGCTTTGGCATCGACCCCGACGTGGCGACGCAGATCGCGCGCGACATCGCCGAGGTGCAGGCGCTCGGCGTCGAGACGGCGTGCGTGATTGGGGGCGGCAACATCTTCCGCGGCGTGGCGGCGAGCGCGCGCGGCATGGATCGCGCCACGGCCGACTACATGGGAATGCTGGCGACGGTCATCAACGGCCTAGCGCTGCAGGACGCACTCGAGAATCAGGACGTCGTCACACGGGTCGTCACGGCCATCGAGATGCGGGCCGTCGCCGAACCGTTCATCCGCCGACGGGCCATCCGCCACCTCGAGAAGGGACGCGTCGTGATCTTCGCGGCCGGAACGGGCAACCCCTACTTCACGACCGACACGGCCGCCGCGCTGCGCGCGATGGAGATCAAGGCCGACGTGATCATGAAGGCCACGAAGGTCGACGGCATCTACTCGGCCGACCCGATGCGAGTGCCCGACGCCACGCGGTACGACCGCATCTCGTATCTGAGTGTCATCGAGCAGGGACTCGGGGTGATGGACTCGACCGCCATCACGCTGTGCATGGACAACAAGCTGCCAATCGTCGTCTTCAACCTGCGCACGCCGGGCAACCTCCGGCGGGCCGTGCTCGGCGAGCCGATCGGCTCGGTCGTCACGACCTGA
- the tsf gene encoding translation elongation factor Ts — MAITAAEVKALRDRTGAGMMECKSVLVETNGDVEQAITLLRTRGLAQVAKKAGRSTSEGLVGTFLSDDGTVGVLVEVNCESDFVARTDDFQSLVRDAAVAIAEAGDRATDAWVADPNGPIGQRVATAIAKLGENMAVPRFARYATTGVIGQYLHLGGKIGVMVEVAVDDPAAAGREEFKTLVKEIAMQVAAASPQYLTRDDVPADVLDREKAIYRGQMEGTGKPPAVVEKIVDGKLGSFFEQVVLVDQPSIREPKVKVAEVIAQAARTLGTGIRVARFARLKVGEAA, encoded by the coding sequence ATGGCAATCACGGCCGCTGAGGTCAAGGCGCTGCGCGATCGCACCGGCGCCGGCATGATGGAGTGCAAGAGCGTCCTCGTCGAGACCAACGGCGATGTCGAGCAGGCGATCACGCTGCTTCGCACGCGGGGCCTGGCGCAGGTGGCGAAGAAGGCGGGGCGATCGACGAGCGAGGGGCTCGTCGGCACCTTCCTGAGTGACGATGGAACGGTCGGGGTGCTCGTCGAGGTCAACTGCGAGTCGGACTTCGTCGCGCGCACCGACGACTTCCAGAGCCTCGTGCGCGACGCCGCCGTGGCCATCGCCGAAGCCGGCGATCGGGCCACCGACGCGTGGGTCGCCGACCCGAACGGGCCCATCGGCCAGCGGGTGGCGACGGCCATCGCGAAGCTCGGAGAGAACATGGCCGTCCCGCGGTTCGCGCGGTACGCGACGACGGGCGTGATCGGGCAGTACCTGCACCTCGGCGGCAAGATCGGCGTCATGGTGGAGGTCGCCGTCGACGATCCGGCGGCCGCCGGCCGCGAAGAGTTCAAGACGCTGGTGAAGGAGATCGCGATGCAGGTGGCGGCGGCCTCGCCGCAGTACCTGACCCGCGACGATGTCCCGGCCGACGTCCTCGATCGTGAGAAGGCCATCTACCGGGGCCAGATGGAAGGCACGGGCAAGCCGCCGGCCGTCGTCGAGAAGATCGTCGACGGCAAGCTTGGCAGCTTCTTCGAGCAGGTCGTGCTCGTCGATCAGCCGTCGATCCGCGAGCCGAAGGTGAAGGTCGCCGAGGTGATCGCGCAGGCGGCCCGTACGCTCGGCACCGGCATCCGCGTCGCGCGGTTCGCGCGGCTGAAGGTCGGCGAGGCGGCCTGA